The Vibrio echinoideorum DNA window CCATTGGGTTGTTCGTGTAAATACTTGAACCTTCATGGAACTGTTGCGCGACTTGGGCAGCTTGTGCACCACCACCAGCAGTCGTTTTTGCGTTAGTGAACAACGAGCTTGAGTAAACATCACCGAACTCTGCACGCGACTCTTTAAAGCCAAATGTGTTTGCGTTCGCAATGTTGTTACTGGTTGTATTCAGGTCTAATTGTGCAGCGGATAGACCGCTTAAAGCTACATATGACATTCCAATATTCTCCTAATCTATCTAGCTAGCATAATCACTCTATAAAGCGCTACGCCTTACCAACTTCTAGTACTTCAGCAAGTCGTACTGGCGATGTGAAACCAGCCAGATTGAGTAGTACGTTGCCATCACCCTTACCAAGAAGCACACTGTTCACGTTCGCATAACTTGAAACTTGGAACTCTGTGTTCTCACCATCCAATAAACCTGACGCTTTCACGTTGTATTTACCGGCCGGCAATGGGTTACCGTCTTCGTCTTTTCCGTCCCATTCAACACGTGTATCACCTGATGGTTTAGAGCCGATATCAAAAGTGCGAACCAATTGTCCAACTTCGTTCTCAACACGGACCATTACATTTTCCATGGCTTGAGGAAGTTTAACCATTGACGCCATACCGCCATCACCGGGTTTTACACCTGCCGCACCAGGTACCAATACATCACGGCCAACCAAAGAAGAGGCTTGTAATGCTTGGTTAGAAGTCATTGATGAATTCAAGCTTTCAAACTGTGTATTCATTTTGCCAATGCCATCTACGGTCGCAAATGAAGCCATTTGCGCAATCATCTGGTCATTGCTAACCGGCTTGAAAGGGTCTTGTTGGGCTAATTGCTTAGTCAACAAAGATAAGAAGTCTTCTTGTTTAAGATCCTGCTTACCTGTTGTTTCGTCGGGCTTCTTAGTACCATCTTGAAGACTCTTCAGCTGGTCAACATAGGACAAGCCGCTTTGACCAACATTGTTGTTGATTCCAGCCATGTGCTACCTCCTTATCCTTATTGACCCATCTGCAGCGTACGCAGCAGCAT harbors:
- the flgD gene encoding flagellar hook assembly protein FlgD; this translates as MAGINNNVGQSGLSYVDQLKSLQDGTKKPDETTGKQDLKQEDFLSLLTKQLAQQDPFKPVSNDQMIAQMASFATVDGIGKMNTQFESLNSSMTSNQALQASSLVGRDVLVPGAAGVKPGDGGMASMVKLPQAMENVMVRVENEVGQLVRTFDIGSKPSGDTRVEWDGKDEDGNPLPAGKYNVKASGLLDGENTEFQVSSYANVNSVLLGKGDGNVLLNLAGFTSPVRLAEVLEVGKA